One stretch of Rhodohalobacter mucosus DNA includes these proteins:
- a CDS encoding DUF2975 domain-containing protein has protein sequence MRIFGNWSVISFLRFVAQLIWAMLVVIIAGQVLMFGIFLFSGGEISPWLVSVYVESAFLNDYLREILSDESAFLFASRGVELSFYPLHADLFFGSIIWVIHIGIFGLALYGFSVLKRVLNAMHRTETFTVQNGSDMRIVGVLLVIAAPLTFLFEWAVKLLYDSHVDSDVIITTLPHFDFTLLFAGLVCFVIAEILNQASIMHEEQKLTV, from the coding sequence ATGAGAATTTTTGGAAATTGGTCCGTCATCTCATTTTTACGCTTTGTGGCACAGCTTATCTGGGCCATGTTAGTGGTAATCATTGCAGGACAGGTATTAATGTTTGGAATTTTCCTCTTTTCCGGTGGTGAAATTTCGCCATGGCTGGTATCAGTTTATGTTGAATCAGCTTTTTTAAATGACTATTTGAGGGAAATTTTATCTGATGAATCTGCATTCCTGTTTGCATCCAGAGGCGTGGAGTTGAGTTTTTATCCTCTTCATGCTGACTTATTCTTCGGTTCGATTATATGGGTGATTCATATAGGTATATTCGGACTGGCTTTATATGGTTTTTCTGTACTGAAGCGGGTTTTAAATGCCATGCACAGAACAGAAACATTTACAGTTCAAAATGGGTCTGATATGCGCATTGTCGGTGTCTTGTTGGTGATCGCGGCACCTCTTACATTTTTATTCGAATGGGCGGTTAAACTTTTGTATGATTCCCATGTGGATAGCGATGTTATTATTACAACATTACCGCACTTCGATTTTACACTGCTTTTTGCTGGGCTGGTATGTTTCGTAATTGCCGAAATACTGAATCAGGCATCCATCATGCATGAAGAACAAAAACTGACGGTGTAA
- a CDS encoding DUF2975 domain-containing protein, with translation MKSNITTTALIWICNIALAVLLIALSVSGYYMFNNPLQPINNPSLDGVNSFHSMKMFNLAGRHYYYQKKLNPETSEIVELYYYVPEKISYNYSPDDAPVVTAQKLNPKLSDTNWLGLRTVSVYTDPTEIPLLNVTPGIEISREDFIRYVRMDFFGWMAIAGYLLILVWVLRKFVSGLKTGVFFTRKNSLNLRITGWMVVAAPVFHYIWLKLTDPSNNWVYSLEEASMSKIPQELSFGIEIFIAGLILLVIARAFDEGVRLKKEQELTV, from the coding sequence ATGAAATCAAACATTACGACAACTGCTCTGATATGGATCTGTAATATCGCTTTAGCCGTTTTATTGATCGCGCTGTCAGTATCCGGATATTATATGTTCAACAATCCTCTCCAACCGATAAATAATCCAAGTCTGGATGGTGTAAACAGCTTCCATTCAATGAAGATGTTTAACCTGGCAGGCAGGCACTATTATTACCAAAAAAAATTAAATCCCGAGACCAGTGAGATAGTCGAACTCTACTACTACGTTCCTGAGAAAATCAGTTATAACTATTCACCTGATGATGCCCCGGTTGTCACCGCACAAAAATTAAATCCGAAGCTGAGCGATACAAATTGGTTGGGGCTCAGAACTGTCAGTGTTTATACCGATCCAACGGAAATTCCATTGTTGAATGTAACTCCCGGTATAGAGATCAGCAGGGAAGATTTTATCCGATATGTCAGGATGGACTTCTTTGGTTGGATGGCAATAGCAGGATATTTATTGATTTTAGTTTGGGTTCTTAGAAAGTTCGTGAGCGGTTTAAAAACCGGGGTCTTCTTTACAAGGAAAAATTCATTGAACCTGCGTATAACCGGGTGGATGGTGGTCGCTGCACCCGTTTTTCACTATATCTGGCTGAAGCTTACGGATCCTTCAAATAATTGGGTTTACAGTTTAGAAGAAGCGTCGATGTCAAAAATTCCTCAGGAATTATCATTTGGCATCGAAATATTCATCGCCGGTTTGATACTCCTTGTAATTGCCAGGGCATTTGATGAAGGGGTTCGGCTGAAAAAAGAACAGGAGCTTACGGTATGA
- a CDS encoding YraN family protein, protein MSDTTRDIGNYGEDLAAAYLESKDWLIIDRNYAFERAEVDIVATDRNYIIFIEVKFRSDTYFGQPEEFVTPAKEANIKKAAEAWVYERKMETAVVRFDIISIVQKANEAPQITHFEDAFR, encoded by the coding sequence ATGAGTGACACCACGCGGGATATCGGTAATTATGGTGAGGACCTGGCAGCTGCCTACCTTGAGTCGAAAGACTGGCTGATCATTGACCGCAATTATGCCTTTGAGCGTGCGGAAGTGGATATTGTGGCCACCGATCGCAATTATATCATTTTTATAGAGGTCAAATTCAGATCAGATACCTACTTCGGGCAGCCCGAAGAGTTTGTTACTCCCGCAAAGGAGGCCAATATCAAAAAAGCTGCTGAAGCCTGGGTTTACGAGCGGAAAATGGAAACAGCCGTGGTTCGGTTTGATATCATCTCCATTGTGCAAAAAGCCAATGAGGCGCCGCAGATCACCCATTTTGAAGATGCTTTTCGGTGA
- a CDS encoding tetratricopeptide repeat protein: MKKEDKEILVRIDRYIRGELREEEKERLWKDFLRKPEYYHWFETELHLRRMKESDGGSGSGSTNGKEHLNGMPGGRVLNGNGSPVMSMMSQMRPYTWVVAAAAVLTIIFGLRFFLLQDSSDVHDLAINRIDATELSGAGITRSDDQVGDSDQVALSRGIAFAYNGDEADAAEQFILVLQTSNNQEMVSKAVLNLGIVRYNQQNFEEASMHFSRSLQSGALTAFQEEKTRWFLANSYLNLGQNQNTLTELDAILDIKGRYETAAFQLKQNLTGSGE, from the coding sequence ATGAAAAAGGAAGACAAAGAGATCTTGGTCAGAATAGACCGATATATCCGTGGAGAGCTGCGTGAAGAGGAGAAGGAGCGTCTATGGAAAGACTTTCTCAGGAAGCCTGAGTACTATCATTGGTTCGAAACGGAGCTGCACCTCCGGCGTATGAAAGAGAGTGATGGAGGTTCAGGATCTGGCAGCACGAATGGGAAAGAGCATCTTAATGGAATGCCGGGTGGCCGTGTATTGAACGGGAACGGGTCGCCCGTGATGAGCATGATGTCACAAATGAGACCCTACACCTGGGTAGTTGCCGCAGCTGCTGTACTGACAATCATTTTCGGATTACGTTTTTTTTTGCTTCAGGATAGCTCTGACGTACATGATTTGGCAATCAACCGGATTGACGCCACAGAACTTTCGGGTGCCGGTATAACCAGGTCCGATGACCAGGTAGGCGATAGTGATCAGGTTGCCCTCAGCAGAGGGATTGCCTTTGCCTATAACGGAGATGAAGCAGATGCCGCAGAGCAATTTATTTTAGTATTGCAGACATCGAATAATCAGGAGATGGTTTCAAAAGCAGTACTGAATCTGGGAATAGTGCGGTATAACCAGCAGAATTTTGAAGAGGCATCTATGCATTTCAGCCGTTCGCTTCAAAGCGGAGCGCTTACTGCATTTCAGGAAGAGAAAACGCGCTGGTTTCTGGCGAACTCCTATCTGAATCTTGGTCAGAACCAAAATACCCTGACAGAACTGGATGCCATTCTGGATATAAAGGGGCGCTATGAAACGGCAGCTTTCCAGCTGAAACAAAATTTAACGGGTTCAGGCGAGTAA
- a CDS encoding helix-turn-helix domain-containing protein translates to MAIIVNLDVMLAKRKMSLTELSEKVDITMSNLSILKTGKAKAIRFSTLDAICVALDCQPGDILEFREE, encoded by the coding sequence ATGGCCATCATCGTAAACCTGGATGTGATGCTTGCCAAACGAAAAATGTCGCTCACTGAGCTGTCGGAAAAAGTAGATATCACCATGTCGAATCTCTCCATACTGAAAACGGGAAAAGCAAAGGCCATTCGATTTTCAACGCTTGATGCGATCTGTGTAGCGCTTGATTGTCAGCCGGGTGATATTCTGGAATTTCGCGAGGAGTAA
- a CDS encoding pyridoxal phosphate-dependent aminotransferase, whose translation MISKRAQLLSPSETLKITAKAKQLQREGKSVISLSAGEPDFKTPAHICNAAIEAITDGFHGYTMNTGMPELREAISAKLQRDNNLEYSPDQIVLSNGAKQSIGFSILATIDPGDEVLIPAPYWVSYPEMVKLAVGKPVIIPTTFSSNYKLTPEQLDDAITKNTRGLILCSPSNPTGACYTRSELKALGAVLKEHPDVMIYSDEIYEYIVFDRKHVSILNAVPELADRTIIINGFSKGFAMTGWRLGYLAGPKEVASAVAKIQSQETSAPSSISQKAGLAACTGTMKPVEDMKTAFRERRDYIIAELSSIDGVECFTPSGAFYVFPDLHRFFGKATPAGGMIESSTDLALYLLEEHGVAAVPGDAFGEPNGLRLSYAASMDNLKEAIKRLKEGLASLT comes from the coding sequence ATGATATCCAAAAGAGCTCAATTACTCTCTCCGTCCGAAACTTTAAAAATCACAGCCAAGGCCAAGCAGCTGCAGCGTGAGGGAAAATCCGTTATCTCTCTAAGCGCCGGTGAACCTGACTTCAAAACACCCGCACATATATGCAACGCTGCCATAGAAGCCATCACGGACGGGTTTCATGGCTACACCATGAATACGGGCATGCCCGAACTAAGGGAAGCGATCAGTGCCAAACTGCAACGCGACAACAACCTGGAGTACAGTCCGGATCAGATCGTACTTTCAAACGGTGCCAAACAGTCAATTGGCTTTTCCATACTGGCAACCATAGATCCCGGTGACGAAGTTCTCATTCCGGCACCCTACTGGGTCTCCTATCCGGAAATGGTGAAACTGGCCGTCGGAAAACCGGTCATTATTCCCACAACTTTTTCCAGCAACTATAAGCTGACTCCCGAACAGCTCGATGATGCCATCACCAAGAATACCAGGGGACTCATTCTCTGCTCCCCATCCAACCCCACGGGCGCCTGTTACACCCGATCGGAGCTGAAGGCGCTGGGTGCCGTTTTGAAAGAGCACCCTGATGTGATGATCTACTCGGATGAAATTTATGAATACATTGTATTCGACCGGAAACACGTCAGTATTCTGAATGCAGTACCCGAACTGGCCGACCGCACCATCATCATCAACGGTTTTTCCAAAGGATTTGCTATGACCGGCTGGAGACTGGGCTACTTGGCCGGTCCTAAGGAAGTTGCATCAGCCGTTGCAAAAATACAGAGTCAGGAAACGTCTGCACCCTCTTCCATCTCCCAAAAAGCAGGGCTAGCTGCCTGCACGGGCACGATGAAGCCGGTGGAGGATATGAAGACCGCATTTCGCGAACGGCGCGACTACATTATCGCTGAACTCAGTTCCATTGATGGCGTGGAATGCTTCACGCCTTCCGGCGCTTTTTATGTATTCCCTGACCTGCACCGCTTCTTTGGTAAAGCGACACCCGCCGGCGGCATGATAGAATCATCCACCGACCTCGCCCTGTATCTGCTGGAAGAGCATGGCGTAGCTGCCGTACCCGGCGATGCATTCGGAGAGCCGAACGGTCTAAGGCTGAGCTATGCTGCGTCCATGGATAATCTGAAGGAAGCCATAAAGCGGCTTAAAGAAGGATTGGCGTCATTGACATGA
- a CDS encoding NUDIX hydrolase: MRKPFQFSKPSWGVVKDKKVFETPIFDLHEKTLDAPGQTLTHPFYVLQAPEWINVIALTPENDIVLVEQYRVGVDEVTLELPGGMVDDGESPLEAAKRELLEETGYSTDRWEMIGKTSSNPAILSNFTHLYIAYGCEKTAPQDTDGSEDIAIRVIPMDNFLDLARNGTVHHAIVLAAVAQYLLRERRSREY, from the coding sequence ATGAGAAAGCCGTTTCAATTTTCAAAGCCTTCCTGGGGCGTGGTCAAAGATAAGAAAGTCTTTGAAACTCCCATTTTCGATTTACATGAAAAAACGCTGGACGCCCCGGGCCAAACGCTCACTCATCCGTTTTATGTGCTACAGGCCCCCGAGTGGATCAATGTTATAGCACTTACTCCAGAAAACGATATTGTACTTGTTGAGCAGTACCGGGTCGGCGTGGATGAGGTGACCCTTGAACTGCCGGGCGGCATGGTTGACGATGGGGAGTCACCTCTTGAGGCGGCTAAAAGAGAACTTCTTGAAGAAACAGGCTATTCAACAGATAGATGGGAAATGATTGGCAAGACCAGCTCCAATCCTGCAATCCTGAGTAATTTCACCCATCTCTATATCGCTTACGGCTGCGAAAAAACAGCCCCGCAGGATACGGATGGCTCAGAGGATATCGCTATAAGGGTAATTCCAATGGACAATTTTCTGGACCTGGCGAGAAATGGCACGGTTCATCACGCAATTGTGCTTGCTGCCGTTGCACAGTATTTGTTGAGGGAAAGACGTAGTCGTGAGTATTGA
- a CDS encoding four helix bundle protein — MMKRKKYDLEDRLIDFGVLMIELSESIDKRREAGRHLSNQLVRSGTSPGIHYGEAQAAESRKDFIHKLKVILKELRETRGNLKMTERAKLQSSSKPLIEAISECSELIAIFVKSIQTAERNGRERKPTNRATEKQKNR, encoded by the coding sequence ATGATGAAGCGAAAAAAATATGACCTGGAAGACCGTTTGATCGATTTTGGTGTGCTGATGATAGAATTATCAGAATCTATTGATAAAAGGAGAGAAGCCGGGCGTCATTTATCGAATCAGTTGGTTCGATCGGGTACATCTCCGGGTATTCACTATGGTGAAGCCCAGGCAGCAGAGTCGAGAAAAGATTTTATTCACAAATTGAAGGTGATTCTTAAGGAACTCCGGGAGACAAGAGGAAATTTGAAAATGACCGAAAGAGCAAAGCTTCAATCTTCATCAAAACCACTGATCGAAGCCATTTCAGAATGCAGTGAATTGATAGCCATTTTTGTTAAAAGCATTCAAACCGCTGAGCGGAACGGGAGGGAAAGGAAACCGACGAACAGAGCAACCGAGAAACAGAAAAACAGATAA
- a CDS encoding RNA polymerase sigma factor → MDYSELVRAVQEGDEATANRMCSEALPILKKYLIANLNASPEDAEDAVQKMFEYVIQKIRRGEIKNPGGILSYMLTGSRHAYLKAMRDTELEEFDELISEPVSGPDQIQNLINQEQIDILKRCMEQLDGPYRSMCEFILRNPSADSEDLAEHFDITINNAWIRKHRVIKRLSECAKNYL, encoded by the coding sequence ATGGATTATTCCGAACTGGTACGTGCCGTTCAGGAAGGGGATGAGGCGACTGCAAACCGCATGTGTTCGGAAGCACTCCCGATCCTAAAAAAATACCTGATTGCAAACCTGAACGCCTCTCCAGAGGACGCAGAGGATGCTGTGCAAAAAATGTTCGAATATGTAATCCAGAAAATCAGAAGAGGGGAAATTAAAAATCCGGGCGGCATACTGTCGTACATGCTCACAGGCAGTCGCCACGCCTATCTTAAAGCAATGAGGGATACGGAGCTGGAAGAGTTTGACGAACTGATAAGCGAACCGGTTTCCGGTCCGGATCAGATTCAAAATCTCATTAATCAGGAACAGATTGATATTTTGAAGCGGTGCATGGAGCAGCTGGACGGTCCTTATCGCTCGATGTGTGAATTTATTTTAAGGAATCCATCAGCCGATTCTGAGGATCTTGCTGAACATTTTGATATTACCATAAATAATGCATGGATACGTAAACACAGGGTTATTAAACGTTTAAGTGAATGTGCAAAAAATTATTTGTAA
- a CDS encoding lysophospholipid acyltransferase family protein, with protein sequence MSHKAVPVSLTAAEYIRSILGIIVFFLMLLLFTPFIFLLLIISLGRLSSFVVESIAPLIVKPVFWTAGIRFRIEKRTDPIPCPAVFIINHSSSLDILTILALGLPRVRFVAKWQLQYNPIFFLLGHLTGQVFIRREKSEKAVATLKKNVSRLKRKNLSVMLAPEGSRKHPGIIGPFKKGPFRMAMDLGYPIVPVYFDGNRELSSGGFLFTKSGSVTATIHPPVSTDDWTLENIDQHIADIRQRYLEWAGISSEEENLQMSTQT encoded by the coding sequence ATGAGCCACAAAGCCGTGCCTGTTTCCCTTACCGCTGCAGAGTACATCCGAAGTATTCTGGGCATCATCGTTTTTTTTCTGATGCTTCTGCTGTTTACACCATTCATCTTTTTACTGCTCATTATATCTCTGGGACGATTAAGCAGCTTTGTTGTCGAGTCGATTGCACCCCTTATTGTAAAACCCGTCTTCTGGACAGCCGGAATCCGGTTCAGAATTGAGAAAAGAACAGACCCTATTCCCTGTCCCGCTGTTTTTATCATTAACCACAGCTCCTCCCTCGATATCCTCACCATTCTGGCACTTGGTCTGCCACGGGTGCGCTTCGTAGCCAAGTGGCAGCTTCAGTACAACCCCATTTTTTTCCTCCTTGGTCATCTTACGGGCCAGGTCTTCATCCGCCGTGAGAAATCGGAAAAGGCAGTGGCCACGCTGAAAAAAAATGTATCCCGCCTTAAACGCAAAAACCTATCGGTGATGCTTGCTCCGGAAGGGTCGCGCAAACACCCGGGTATCATCGGACCCTTCAAAAAAGGCCCGTTCAGGATGGCAATGGATCTTGGCTACCCCATTGTGCCTGTCTACTTCGACGGAAACCGGGAGCTCAGCAGCGGTGGATTTCTGTTTACCAAATCCGGATCGGTAACGGCAACCATTCATCCACCGGTCTCAACCGACGACTGGACTCTCGAAAACATCGATCAGCATATCGCAGACATCCGACAACGCTATCTGGAGTGGGCCGGCATCTCTTCCGAAGAGGAAAACCTTCAAATGAGTACACAAACCTAA
- a CDS encoding AMP nucleosidase has translation MDKRLEITKESFDGEEEIDSLVSKACDLMEQIYDEGDYPKLMVKRSWSEHNPIITGEMAQPHTYRWYLSREMKKLLQKGAELKVFASRPRLDMNDPSLFDNADEDEWDITQKKLFLFSPERIDISLNRLEHYTATKPADFQRYILFTNYDMHVEVFNSIYPDCVKPDRPAQMPAYHYKLPDNKGITLVNIGVGPSNAKTISDHVAVLRPDALIMVGHCGGLRNHQEIGDFVLATGFMRDDRVLDDVLPLSIPITPNHLLNVYLKEILDKFKQNYRLGTVYTTANRNWEFIKKRTVEQIHISRSLAVDMESATVATNGYRYRVPFATLLCVSDKPLHGKPKLSGAAQAFYNNSKEMHLKMVIEALEISKANNPDGLPNASIRAINEPLMGGPE, from the coding sequence ATGGATAAAAGACTGGAAATTACAAAAGAGTCCTTTGACGGAGAAGAAGAAATCGATTCGCTTGTGTCAAAAGCATGCGACTTAATGGAGCAAATCTATGATGAGGGCGATTATCCGAAGCTGATGGTAAAGCGCTCGTGGTCGGAGCATAATCCGATCATTACAGGGGAGATGGCCCAGCCGCATACCTATCGCTGGTATCTTTCCCGGGAGATGAAAAAACTGCTTCAAAAGGGTGCGGAGCTCAAGGTTTTTGCTTCGCGTCCGCGGCTTGATATGAATGATCCATCCCTGTTTGACAATGCCGATGAGGATGAGTGGGACATCACCCAGAAAAAGTTATTTCTATTCAGCCCGGAGCGGATCGATATCTCCCTTAACCGGCTTGAGCACTATACGGCAACCAAACCGGCTGATTTTCAGCGCTACATACTGTTTACGAATTACGACATGCATGTGGAGGTTTTTAATTCGATCTACCCGGATTGCGTAAAACCTGATCGGCCTGCACAGATGCCCGCGTATCATTACAAGCTGCCCGACAACAAAGGGATCACGCTGGTGAATATTGGGGTGGGTCCGTCGAATGCAAAAACCATTTCGGATCACGTGGCTGTTCTGCGTCCGGATGCGCTGATTATGGTTGGCCATTGCGGCGGACTACGCAACCATCAGGAGATCGGAGACTTTGTGCTGGCAACCGGGTTTATGCGCGACGACCGCGTACTGGACGACGTGCTGCCGCTGTCAATCCCCATTACACCCAACCATCTTCTTAACGTTTACCTGAAGGAGATACTCGACAAATTTAAGCAAAATTATCGTCTGGGTACCGTCTATACCACGGCCAATCGCAACTGGGAGTTTATCAAGAAACGCACGGTTGAACAGATTCATATCAGCCGCAGCCTGGCGGTGGATATGGAGTCGGCAACGGTGGCGACTAACGGATACCGGTACAGGGTCCCGTTTGCAACCTTGCTCTGCGTAAGCGACAAACCGCTTCACGGAAAACCCAAACTGAGCGGGGCGGCCCAGGCATTTTACAACAATTCCAAGGAGATGCATCTCAAGATGGTGATCGAGGCCCTTGAAATATCCAAAGCCAACAATCCGGATGGCCTTCCCAATGCCAGCATCCGTGCGATCAATGAACCGTTGATGGGCGGGCCGGAGTAG
- the radC gene encoding RadC family protein, which produces MLKEEFSPSGFLGRSVKEMRPEEQPRERLKKYGAESLSDAELLAILLRTGTKGMNVLNVSRALLSRFDGLRNLSRQNWQSLKVVPGIAGVKAITLEAVFELSRRVQISSLGEKISIHTPEDAAALFSPKLRDLHHEEFYIAFLNNSRVLTGYKRISSGGSTSTIVDVAEIVRQSVMNRANSVIMAHNHPSGYAKESAADIHLTKRVSEALKLMGIGLDDHIIIAGDQFISMRNKNLIG; this is translated from the coding sequence ATGTTAAAAGAAGAGTTTAGCCCTTCAGGTTTTTTGGGGAGATCGGTAAAGGAGATGAGGCCTGAGGAGCAACCCAGAGAGAGGTTGAAAAAATATGGGGCTGAGTCACTTTCTGATGCAGAACTGCTGGCAATACTGTTACGGACAGGCACTAAGGGGATGAATGTACTCAATGTTTCACGTGCACTTCTTTCACGTTTTGACGGCCTGAGAAATCTTTCGAGGCAGAACTGGCAGTCGCTTAAAGTGGTACCGGGTATCGCAGGAGTAAAGGCCATAACGCTGGAGGCCGTATTTGAGCTGTCGAGAAGGGTGCAAATTTCGTCATTGGGTGAGAAGATTTCAATTCATACTCCGGAGGACGCAGCAGCTCTTTTTTCGCCAAAATTGCGGGACCTGCATCATGAAGAATTTTACATAGCGTTTCTGAACAACTCACGGGTACTGACGGGGTATAAGAGAATAAGTTCAGGGGGGAGTACATCAACGATTGTGGATGTGGCCGAGATTGTAAGACAGTCGGTCATGAACAGGGCCAATTCTGTAATAATGGCGCACAATCACCCGTCAGGTTATGCAAAGGAATCGGCTGCCGATATCCATCTCACAAAACGGGTATCGGAGGCGCTGAAACTGATGGGCATCGGTCTCGATGATCATATCATTATCGCCGGAGATCAGTTTATCAGTATGAGAAACAAGAATCTGATAGGATGA
- a CDS encoding GbsR/MarR family transcriptional regulator, with the protein MMNSDTPKTDTHRKAIEQFVLLWGEMASAWGINRTMAQIHALLYAESEPLDTDAIMDQLSISRGNANMNLRNLLQWQLIHKVHFKGQRKDYYTAEKDVWNIVSMIVRERQTREIEPIRENLVETLRLFENSGIDDEQEQEFKERIENFIEFLEMFDRFTQALLPYINKKNLTFLKHLVKLAEAHQSLKGGKQGKQPQTEQQSDNNE; encoded by the coding sequence ATGATGAATTCCGATACACCCAAAACCGATACTCACAGGAAAGCCATTGAGCAGTTTGTTCTGCTTTGGGGAGAGATGGCGTCGGCATGGGGAATCAATCGGACGATGGCTCAGATACATGCGCTTCTCTACGCGGAGAGCGAGCCGCTGGATACAGACGCCATTATGGACCAGCTCAGCATCAGCCGGGGAAATGCCAACATGAACCTGCGCAACCTTCTGCAGTGGCAGCTGATTCACAAGGTGCATTTCAAAGGACAGAGAAAGGATTACTACACGGCGGAAAAAGATGTATGGAACATCGTCTCCATGATTGTAAGGGAACGTCAGACCCGTGAAATAGAGCCTATCCGGGAGAATCTTGTAGAAACGCTGCGCCTATTTGAAAACAGCGGTATTGATGATGAACAGGAGCAAGAGTTCAAAGAGAGGATTGAAAATTTTATTGAATTTCTGGAGATGTTCGATCGCTTTACCCAGGCCCTGCTGCCCTACATCAACAAAAAGAATCTGACCTTCCTGAAACACCTGGTAAAACTGGCCGAGGCACATCAGTCTCTGAAAGGGGGGAAACAGGGAAAGCAACCGCAGACTGAGCAGCAGAGCGATAACAATGAGTGA
- a CDS encoding FmdB family zinc ribbon protein: MPTYEYKREDGTVFEFIQGMNDKPLTTCPDTGQPVKRIISGGGGVVYKGTGWYVTDYKNGSRPAGKDDSKPDTSGSTGSAAKSDKPDTPPAE; encoded by the coding sequence ATGCCTACATACGAATACAAACGCGAAGACGGTACCGTATTTGAGTTCATTCAGGGGATGAATGACAAACCTTTAACAACCTGTCCCGATACCGGTCAACCGGTGAAGCGCATCATCTCGGGCGGAGGCGGAGTAGTGTATAAAGGAACCGGATGGTACGTCACCGATTATAAGAACGGCAGCCGTCCCGCCGGCAAGGACGACAGCAAGCCCGACACTTCCGGATCCACCGGGTCCGCAGCCAAAAGCGACAAGCCCGACACTCCACCTGCTGAATAG